Proteins encoded within one genomic window of Mauremys mutica isolate MM-2020 ecotype Southern chromosome 11, ASM2049712v1, whole genome shotgun sequence:
- the NATD1 gene encoding protein NATD1 isoform X1 → MAVRSGQRLPGPPYARSGRRRREWLLVRLISTQSQGSVYYGCSTSKAPSLLHPTPCPEGRFLGSEFIFSAPGCSPCPSPQRGACGLLPGTGGCHWKGSVGPGLRDGQIKAGFHSWHQPEGPQLSRSPEAALDFVVEEDLRAHLTCWYIQKYVKENPLPQYLEHLQP, encoded by the exons ATGGCCGTGCGTTCCGGGCAGCGGCTTCCTGGGCCCCCCTATGCAAGGAGTGGCCGGCGCAGGAGGGAGTGGCTGCTGGTTCGGCTGATTTCCACACAGTCCCAAGGCAGCGTATATTATGGCTGCTCCACCTCCAaagccccatctctgctgcaccccacccctTGCCCCGAGGGGCGGTTCCTGGGGTCAGAGTTCATCTTTTCTGCCCCAGgttgctccccctgcccctcaccccagaGGGGAGCATGTGGCCTACTGCCTGGCACTGGGGGCTGTCACTGGAAGGGCTCGGTGGGCCCAGGATTGAGAGATGGCCAGATCAAGGCGGGTTTCCATTCATGGCACCAGCCCGAAGGGCCCCAGCTCTCAAGGAGTCCTGAG GCAGCCCTGGACTTTGTGGTCGAAGAGGACCTGCGAGCTCACCTGACGTGCTGGTACATTCAGAAATACGTCAAGGAGAACCCCCTGCCGCAGTACCTGGAACACTTGCAGCCTTAA